The Malus domestica chromosome 10, GDT2T_hap1 genome contains a region encoding:
- the LOC103449801 gene encoding uncharacterized protein produces the protein MAEGGRGWVVECSCGATNDDNEPMIQYDKCQHWYHNISLCDLEKQIGKENHAEHASQCAPEQGLDKENHAEHAPLCVPEKCIEKEYQEILSFRNVLSKLSLEEQKLIEGYWTNATQTGDLFWNGLDSHNRTVGREDLGHLLSDAEISNGVVDSYAVLLTEDMLRDGVSNQFVMSRYAWMFVEDENEEGKQLHMSHPLLATLGDEDENEAAESGGGPINL, from the exons ATGGCGGAGGGTGGAAGAGGATGGGTGGTTGAATGTAGCTGTGGAGCAACCAATGATGACAATGAGCCTATGATCCAGTATGACAAATGTCAGCATTGGTATCATAAT ATCTCTTTATGTGACCTTGAAAAGCAAATTGGTAAGGAGAACCATGCTGAACATGCCTCTCAATGTGCCCCTGAACAAGGCCTTGATAAGGAGAACCATGCAGAACATGCCCCTTTGTGTGTCCCTGAAAAATGCATTGAGAAGGAGTATCAAGAAATACTGTCATTCAGAAATGTTTTGTCAAAGTTGAGTTTGGAAGAACAAAAGCTTATTGAAGGCTACTGGACCAATGCAACTCAAACAGG CGACTTGTTCTGGAATGGTTTAGATTCACATAACCGTACTGTGGGACGAGAGGACCTTGGTCATCTATTGAGTGATGctgaaatttcaaatggc GTTGTTGACTCTTATGCGGTGCTATTGACAGAAGACATGCTAAGAGATGGAGTCTCCAATCAATTTGTTATGAGCCGTTATGCATGG ATGTTCGTGGAAGATGAAAATGAAGAGGGAAAGCAATTACACATGTCACATCCTTTGTTGGCAACGCTGGGAGATGAAGATGAAAATGAAGCTGCAGAAAGTGGCGGAGGACCAATTAATTTATAG